In Nostoc sp. GT001, a genomic segment contains:
- a CDS encoding alpha/beta hydrolase, protein MATIEILGVPHAYELTAPTSCPHALVFIHGWLNSRGYWQPVISRLSDDLQCLSYDLRGFGESQSQVKTDFSRAQTSLSLTPISSSTADSSFDSLYTPAAYTQDLAALLKQLNITSAWLIGHSLGGTIALWGADQMPECVKGVICINAGGGIYLKEAFEQFRSAGQKFLQVRPRWLSQVPLIDLLFTRASVARPLERYWARQRVIDFVVADPEAALGTLLDSTTEEEINRLPELVSQLKQPVYFLAGAEDKVMEPKYVRHLASFHRLFQYCGDNVLEIPNCGHLAMLEQPDAVADHIRAIVNSYRV, encoded by the coding sequence ATGGCAACTATCGAAATCTTGGGCGTTCCACACGCATACGAGCTAACGGCTCCCACTTCCTGCCCCCATGCTTTAGTATTTATCCACGGTTGGCTCAATAGCCGTGGATATTGGCAACCTGTGATTTCCCGCCTATCAGATGATTTGCAGTGCCTGTCCTATGATTTGCGGGGTTTTGGTGAATCCCAATCCCAGGTAAAAACTGATTTTAGTCGAGCACAAACGTCTTTGAGTCTGACGCCCATCTCCAGTAGTACGGCTGACTCATCTTTCGATTCTCTTTATACTCCTGCTGCGTATACTCAAGATTTAGCAGCTCTCCTGAAACAGCTAAATATTACGAGTGCTTGGCTAATTGGTCATTCATTAGGGGGGACGATCGCTCTTTGGGGAGCAGATCAAATGCCTGAGTGTGTTAAGGGAGTTATCTGTATCAACGCTGGCGGTGGTATTTATCTCAAAGAAGCCTTTGAGCAGTTTCGCTCGGCGGGTCAGAAATTTTTGCAAGTCCGTCCGCGCTGGCTGTCCCAAGTGCCTTTGATTGATTTGCTGTTTACCAGAGCTAGTGTGGCTCGTCCTTTGGAGCGCTATTGGGCACGTCAGCGAGTAATAGATTTCGTTGTGGCTGATCCAGAAGCGGCTCTGGGAACTCTGTTAGACTCCACAACTGAAGAAGAAATCAATCGTTTACCTGAGTTAGTATCTCAACTTAAGCAGCCAGTTTATTTTTTGGCTGGCGCGGAAGACAAGGTTATGGAACCCAAGTATGTGCGCCATTTAGCGAGCTTTCACAGGCTTTTTCAATATTGTGGTGACAATGTTCTGGAAATTCCTAATTGTGGACACCTGGCTATGTTGGAACAGCCGGATGCAGTGGCCGATCACATCCGGGCGATAGTCAATAGTTATAGAGTATAG
- the tsaD gene encoding tRNA (adenosine(37)-N6)-threonylcarbamoyltransferase complex transferase subunit TsaD codes for MTTVLAIETSCDETAVAIVNNRKVCSSIVSSQIPVHQQYGGVVPEVASRQHLETINEAIAQALEQAQLDWGQIDAIAATCAPGLVGALLVGLTAAKTLAMVHNKPFLGVHHLEGHIYATYLSESTLNPPFLSLLVSGGHTSLIYVKDCGIYETLGQTRDDAAGEAFDKVARLLKLGYPGGPVIDKLAQQGNPQAFALPEGRVSLPGGGFHRYDASFSGLKTAVLRLVQQLEKDRGQVPVADVAASFQDAVARSLTKRAIACALDYGLDTIAIGGGVAANSGLRKNLQAAAVKHNLRVLFPPLKFCTDNAAMIGCAAADHLSRDHTSPLTLGVESRLGLTQVMKLYQPVE; via the coding sequence ATGACAACCGTTTTAGCAATAGAAACCAGTTGTGATGAAACAGCCGTCGCAATTGTTAACAATCGTAAAGTTTGCAGTAGTATTGTATCCTCGCAAATTCCAGTACACCAGCAGTATGGCGGGGTAGTGCCAGAAGTAGCCTCTCGCCAGCACCTGGAAACTATCAATGAAGCGATCGCACAAGCCTTAGAGCAAGCCCAACTAGATTGGGGACAAATTGACGCAATTGCTGCCACTTGTGCCCCTGGACTCGTAGGAGCGCTATTGGTGGGGTTAACTGCTGCCAAAACCCTAGCGATGGTACATAACAAACCATTTTTGGGAGTTCATCACCTTGAAGGTCACATTTACGCAACTTACTTGAGCGAATCAACTTTAAATCCCCCTTTTCTTAGCTTACTGGTTTCAGGCGGACATACAAGCTTGATTTATGTCAAAGATTGTGGTATTTACGAAACTCTGGGACAAACCCGTGATGATGCTGCGGGTGAAGCCTTTGATAAAGTGGCGCGATTGTTAAAGCTGGGTTATCCCGGTGGGCCAGTGATTGACAAGTTGGCACAGCAGGGTAATCCTCAAGCCTTTGCTTTACCGGAAGGAAGAGTTTCTCTACCCGGTGGGGGGTTTCATCGTTATGATGCGAGTTTTAGTGGGTTAAAAACGGCTGTATTACGTTTAGTGCAGCAGTTAGAGAAAGATCGTGGACAAGTACCAGTGGCAGATGTAGCAGCTAGCTTTCAGGATGCGGTAGCGCGATCGCTAACTAAAAGAGCGATCGCCTGTGCCCTAGACTATGGTCTAGACACAATTGCCATTGGTGGCGGTGTAGCAGCTAATAGCGGGTTGAGAAAAAACCTCCAAGCCGCCGCCGTTAAACATAACCTACGCGTCTTATTCCCACCTCTAAAATTCTGTACCGATAACGCCGCCATGATTGGCTGTGCCGCCGCTGACCATCTATCCCGTGATCATACATCGCCCCTTACACTGGGCGTTGAGTCTAGGCTAGGGCTTACTCAGGTGATGAAGTTGTATCAACCTGTTGAGTAG
- a CDS encoding L-threonylcarbamoyladenylate synthase, translated as MTQVSLINLISGARAGLLVSFPTDTVPALAAIPEKAALIFAAKQRSQDKPLILMAASAEDLRPYVKGSENEYKVWQEVADKYWPGGLTLVLPASERLPKVMNPIDPTTIGIRVPNSAIAQTILAQTGPLATTSANFSGQPPLQTMTEIETQFPQVLTLATTEYQGEIQGIGVPSTVAKWTGRNWQILRQGAIELEISSDNQV; from the coding sequence ATGACCCAAGTTTCTCTAATAAATCTAATTAGTGGCGCACGCGCTGGTCTTTTGGTGAGCTTTCCTACGGATACTGTTCCGGCACTTGCAGCGATACCAGAAAAAGCAGCATTAATTTTTGCGGCGAAGCAACGTAGTCAAGACAAACCTTTGATTTTGATGGCGGCTAGTGCTGAAGATTTGCGGCCGTATGTCAAAGGTAGTGAGAATGAATATAAAGTTTGGCAAGAGGTAGCAGATAAATATTGGCCAGGAGGGCTGACATTAGTTTTGCCAGCGAGTGAACGCTTACCAAAAGTTATGAATCCCATCGATCCAACAACAATTGGGATTCGAGTACCAAACAGTGCGATCGCTCAAACTATTTTGGCGCAAACAGGCCCTCTTGCGACCACTAGCGCCAATTTTTCTGGTCAGCCACCTTTGCAAACAATGACAGAAATTGAGACTCAGTTTCCCCAGGTTTTGACTTTAGCAACGACAGAATACCAGGGTGAAATACAGGGGATAGGTGTACCTTCCACCGTTGCAAAATGGACAGGGAGAAATTGGCAAATTTTGCGACAAGGTGCGATCGAGTTAGAGATTTCGAGTGATAACCAAGTATAG
- a CDS encoding Tic22 family protein yields the protein MKSFIRLGATLGIAGSVFLTGLSGIGNLPGMGNLEAIALPQDQVVKKLQEVPVFTLTNPKGEFVVLSRNNANNASKPVSQVGFFISKQDAQKFLDNRLKKENPQLASTLQVRPLSLADYYKIVQESKKKSDSVIYTLVPTQQQVASATSMLNQNGKKGEQFNGIPLFVPKFKKDNSYLTIPLAKGNERYIPFFFEKEQAVALLEEFKKAVPKEGANTEIQVVDLYGVMEALNSSSDPSINKIVLYPSRESINFIRSLAPNQSPAAKPAPAAAPKK from the coding sequence ATGAAATCATTTATTCGCTTAGGCGCAACATTGGGTATAGCTGGCAGTGTATTTTTAACGGGGCTTTCAGGAATAGGCAATCTACCAGGAATGGGCAATCTAGAGGCGATCGCTCTGCCACAAGATCAGGTAGTGAAAAAGCTCCAAGAAGTGCCTGTATTCACGCTCACCAATCCTAAAGGCGAATTCGTAGTTCTTTCGAGAAACAACGCAAACAACGCATCCAAGCCTGTATCACAAGTGGGATTTTTTATTAGCAAGCAAGATGCTCAAAAATTCCTTGACAATCGCCTCAAAAAAGAAAATCCCCAGTTAGCAAGCACTCTACAGGTTAGACCTTTGTCCTTGGCAGACTACTATAAAATAGTCCAAGAAAGCAAAAAGAAATCAGATTCTGTGATTTATACTTTAGTGCCGACGCAACAGCAAGTAGCCTCGGCAACAAGTATGCTCAATCAAAATGGTAAAAAGGGAGAGCAATTCAATGGTATTCCCTTATTTGTACCTAAATTTAAGAAAGATAATAGCTATTTGACTATTCCCCTTGCTAAAGGTAATGAACGATACATCCCTTTCTTTTTTGAGAAAGAACAAGCAGTGGCTCTGTTAGAAGAATTCAAAAAAGCCGTGCCAAAGGAAGGAGCCAATACTGAAATTCAGGTGGTGGATTTGTACGGTGTTATGGAAGCTCTCAATAGCAGCAGCGATCCTAGTATCAATAAAATTGTTCTGTATCCATCACGGGAGTCGATCAACTTTATTCGCTCCCTGGCGCCAAATCAATCACCCGCTGCCAAGCCAGCTCCTGCCGCCGCTCCGAAAAAATAA
- the prmC gene encoding peptide chain release factor N(5)-glutamine methyltransferase, which produces MGEKHLIVSGLQLWQWRNAALKAAIATDVPPMEVDWLLLEVAGLDRLALRLESFKNWPQIQLQLPLEELEQLWQRRLNDRLPVQYIAGATTWRQFKIAVSSAVLIPRPETECLIDLAEASASNASGHWADLGTGSGAIAIGLADVLPKATIHAVDYSLEALAIARTNADNLGFADRIQFYQGSWWEPLAFLKGQFSGMVSNPPYIPTSTLPTLQPEVVKHEPHLALDGGADGLDCIRHLIEVSPSYLQSGGVWLIEMMTGQADAVRELLQNQGSYCKIQIHADLAGIERFALAYKS; this is translated from the coding sequence ATGGGGGAGAAACATCTGATAGTCTCTGGTTTACAACTTTGGCAGTGGCGGAATGCAGCTCTCAAAGCAGCGATCGCCACTGATGTCCCACCAATGGAAGTAGATTGGCTGCTCCTGGAAGTTGCTGGCTTAGACCGTTTGGCACTACGTTTGGAGTCTTTTAAAAACTGGCCGCAAATTCAACTGCAATTGCCGCTAGAAGAGTTAGAACAGTTGTGGCAGAGGCGATTAAATGACCGCTTACCAGTGCAATATATTGCGGGAGCTACAACTTGGCGTCAGTTTAAAATTGCGGTGTCGAGTGCGGTTTTGATTCCCAGGCCAGAGACAGAGTGTTTAATCGATTTAGCTGAAGCATCTGCTAGCAATGCTTCAGGACACTGGGCAGATTTGGGTACTGGGAGTGGTGCGATCGCCATCGGATTAGCAGATGTCTTGCCAAAAGCCACAATTCATGCAGTTGATTACAGTTTAGAGGCTCTGGCGATCGCTCGAACCAACGCTGATAATTTGGGTTTTGCTGACCGGATTCAATTTTATCAAGGTTCCTGGTGGGAGCCACTGGCATTCTTAAAAGGTCAGTTCAGTGGTATGGTGTCCAACCCTCCTTACATTCCCACCAGCACCTTACCTACTTTGCAACCAGAAGTAGTGAAGCATGAACCACATCTAGCTTTGGATGGTGGGGCTGATGGCTTAGATTGCATTCGTCATTTGATCGAAGTCTCCCCCAGTTATTTGCAATCGGGTGGCGTCTGGCTAATTGAGATGATGACAGGGCAAGCAGATGCAGTGCGAGAACTTTTACAAAATCAAGGTAGCTATTGTAAAATTCAAATTCACGCTGATTTAGCTGGAATTGAACGTTTTGCCCTAGCCTACAAAAGTTAG
- a CDS encoding IS1 family transposase, with product MECPRCGSSHIRKNGNKRGKQNHICCNCDRQFIDRYEPPQGYSDEVKRECLKMYVNGMGFRGIERVKGVHHTTLITWVKLVGELLPDVYDPETIPEVGELDELETFVGSKNKVWLWTAVNHFTQGILAWVLGDHSAETFRPLWDIVGTWQCYFYVTDGWLVYPGFIPEGDQIVSKTYMTRVEGENTRLRHYLARLHRKTLCYSKSAQMLKYSIRLLLHYLKFWDVPVSV from the coding sequence ATGGAATGTCCGCGTTGTGGGTCGTCTCATATCCGTAAGAACGGAAATAAAAGAGGTAAACAGAATCACATTTGCTGTAATTGCGATCGCCAATTTATTGATCGGTACGAACCACCTCAAGGATACAGTGATGAAGTGAAACGGGAATGCCTGAAAATGTACGTTAATGGTATGGGATTTCGTGGCATTGAACGGGTCAAAGGTGTGCATCACACGACATTGATTACTTGGGTAAAACTTGTAGGAGAACTGCTACCTGATGTTTATGATCCAGAGACAATTCCAGAAGTTGGCGAACTCGATGAACTAGAAACGTTCGTCGGCTCAAAAAACAAAGTTTGGCTTTGGACAGCAGTGAACCACTTCACACAAGGTATTTTAGCGTGGGTTTTGGGCGACCATAGCGCCGAAACTTTTCGACCGTTATGGGATATTGTAGGTACTTGGCAGTGCTATTTCTATGTCACGGATGGATGGTTGGTCTATCCAGGCTTTATTCCAGAGGGCGACCAGATTGTGAGCAAGACTTACATGACACGAGTTGAGGGGGAAAACACCCGGTTGCGCCACTATCTCGCTCGATTGCATCGAAAAACGCTATGTTATTCCAAATCAGCACAAATGCTGAAATACTCGATTCGATTGCTACTTCACTATCTCAAGTTTTGGGATGTTCCAGTTTCAGTATGA
- a CDS encoding GNAT family N-acetyltransferase has translation MGFWKTWFSTPESVGTSRTNLFEEHTAETAGNSSPSSISEAASKEARIVFSTERDIDLYELEELCDAVGWSRRPLRKVKKAIEHSFLVASMWQVRGNQKRLIGFARATSDHAFNATIWDVVVHPDFQSQGLGKALMKYVLKKLRSEEISNVTLFADPHVVDFYRTMGFMADPEGIKGMFWYPH, from the coding sequence ATGGGTTTTTGGAAAACTTGGTTTAGTACTCCTGAATCTGTAGGGACAAGTAGGACAAACCTCTTTGAAGAGCATACCGCGGAAACTGCGGGCAACTCCAGCCCCAGTAGTATTAGCGAAGCTGCTTCAAAGGAGGCTCGGATCGTCTTCAGTACGGAACGAGATATTGACCTATATGAGCTAGAAGAACTCTGTGATGCAGTTGGTTGGTCGCGTCGTCCTCTAAGAAAAGTAAAAAAAGCTATTGAGCATAGTTTTCTCGTTGCCTCAATGTGGCAAGTGAGAGGAAACCAAAAGCGGCTCATTGGTTTTGCCCGTGCTACCTCAGATCACGCCTTTAATGCCACTATTTGGGATGTAGTGGTTCACCCAGACTTTCAAAGTCAAGGACTGGGAAAAGCGCTGATGAAATACGTTCTCAAAAAACTTAGGAGTGAAGAAATTAGTAATGTCACTCTCTTCGCTGATCCCCATGTTGTAGATTTCTACCGAACTATGGGGTTTATGGCTGATCCAGAAGGTATCAAAGGTATGTTCTGGTATCCTCACTAA